The nucleotide sequence cttgaaaaatgaaaaaaaaaatgaaGTGCGCATCAATGTCTGTCAACGAGGGTGAgaggggggaaggggggggggatttAGGTACAAACCACTTTTTGTTGAAACAGATGATCTAGATTTCTCTGCTCCTTACAACTAAATAAGTTCATCCTACTAAACCTCCGTTAGGATATTTGGTAAACACACACATTGTGGAATCCTCTACCAATATCTAAAGATAGTAACCGAAAACAAACATGTACCGACACACTAGAGCATCAAAGTAGCACAACTTTGTACGTTTTGCTTGTATTTGGACTTAGTTCAACGTAATAACGAGTCCAATGAATTTATGAAAACATAGCATAATTTCCATGTAAAAAATTGTCCTGCCGTATGTATTTAGAATGATAGATGTATAACAAAGAATCTTGATTTCAATATTACAAATGTAGGTATGTGGTTGATATTGGGGGATAACAACAATTAACCTCTAAAAATGATTAATTCTAAAGGGTATGCAATCATAAAACCATTTAATAGTTagttaaaaataaattaaaaataagTAAAAATGTTTAGTATAAATAAATTATGTCAATTGTTctaactcggttttttataaataagaagaatttattctaaataataTTGACTCCAAATAATATAACATAAAATGTGTCGAATTAAGCAAAGTAAGCATGTATTTGTGCTGAAAGTGTTCGAAACATTCAGTAATGACAGTTGTAACGTGGGCGTGTGGGCCGAGCCATTGCGCTGGTGGGTGTACTGCAGATTCCACCACCCTCACTGCTGGCACAACTGGTGGAGCATCGACTTGAACATCGTCCCTGCGGCTCGAGGAGAACTGTATTGGGGATTGACTACTGGGGTTGCGGGTTGATAGCTTCCAATTATAATTTCGATGTGTTTTATGAAAAGAAAATGACTGAACGTTTCCCCACTTAACGTGAGTTGTTTGCATGCCGTTTTATTTTTgcatggggatgctatgtttataGTGATTTGGTTTTACGACAACTGATTTtattctgattttattaaaactcTGTTTGCATACCATAACTAATCCACGAGTAGTTCTAAAAAAACTTATCCATGAATTACTGAAATCGGTTTGGCACAAACTCACAATTCCgcttttttgagaaaaaaaatctCCTGTGCTCGATGGCCTCGACTCAGGCCCAGTTCCAGTGCGTAGTATTTTTTAAGAGCCTCGGCCGACAACTATTTATTTTCCTCTGATATCTTCACAACTATGATCTCGAAGACTAGTCAGTAGAGACACACAACTCTGTCATGACCCGTGGTTGCTGGGTCCGTGTTAAGCGTCTTATCAGCAGCCTCACATTTAAGACACTACTTTGGGTTTTAAGATAAAAATGTCACTCGAAAGATAATAGATGAAGTCAAATTGACTCATGTTGTTGTAGCTGACCACTAGTTATTTTTTTTGTTATTATGATTTTATAATGTTTATATCGAGCAATTTTAGTTATAATAAATTCAATAATTATAAACCTCTCTACTATATGCATGTTTTGTTCTATATGATGATTttataaataaaacagaaataagGCTGTCAATATTGAAATGAATGCCAAGAAAAAAAAACCTTGCAAAGACAAATCTACTGCCCGCACATATTTTTTTGGTTTCACATATCACATTTCATTCACGTAAGTAGACTGCACATCATTTATTATTCTCAAGGTTTCTCGTAAAGTGATCTTCAAGACATTGTTGCATATATTTCATGCCTCTACTGGTGTAATAGCCCTAATTTGTCCTATTAATCTCAGTGAGGATTACAACGGGGAGTGGAACCTAGATTAGATGATATTTAAACCTAGATGGATGATGGAGCCGATTTTCTTGGCGAAACTCCTTCAAAAATCTAGGTCCTTAGGAACATTGTTCTCCTATCTTCTATCTTATCTTGTCTACTTTTCTTAGAAGGGAGTTCACGACCTTTATATAATCTTCTTGTCTTGAATCTTCACAGATAAAGTTGGATCTATATTCTAGGTAGGGCTTGGTAGAGCAGCATGATTTGCTAGGCCTTGGCACGTTAGAACAAATATGTTGATTCAAAACTTTGATTCTTTAACTACCATCATTTTGACTTTAGCTAGCTCATACCATTCCTGGTGTTTATGGAAAGCCAAGAATGATTTACTTTTCAAAAGAAAACTTGCTTCCCCTTTTCCAATTTTTTCAGCACAGGCTATCACAAGAACCTTGGCCTTGGAATTAGGAGTAGCTGAGCAGGGACAACCAACCACTAAAGATGACAACAATGGTTCACTGGTTGAAGACTGGTTCATATACAGAAATACAATAGATACCAAAATTTCATTACCATTCAAAATCTTCACATATGCAGCCTAAAAGGATCAACAATATGATAGCGAAGCAGGACTTGAAAGAACATGCATTGGAATCTCTTACAGGTACACCGGGGAGATGAGGAGATCAAATAATGCAAGCTAAAATTTTAGCAACCGCTGCACAAGCACAATCTGGCAATTCAAGCAAAGGCGCATAGACATTGGTTACAAACATACTTAATGATCATTTTCTGACCCGTATAAAAATGAGAACTTGATGGCGCTACAATTTAAGCTACAAAAATTAAACTGCAACATACTTATTTTATTATTGTAGCAAGTCACCAATCATGATATGCGTAAGATTTACCTGGATACCTTAGAAATACTTTTTCAGGAATTTTAAAACCTGTAAtggatttaaaaaaaatagaaagttGGTACACCAAAACCCATAGTCATTCTATATTTTTCGAACTAGTGCATGCACTTACCTTCTCTTTTACAAAATGTGAAACTCGAGCAACATTATTATTTTTTGAGCAAAAGCAGCTATATTTAACACTGGAAAGATACTAGAGAATTCGCAAAAATAAGAAGCAAATATACTAGAGGATTTTGAGGTGATACCGTATAACCTAATATAGGAGATGGGGCTCCTCAGATATTTTTTTTTGGAGATGGGCCGGAAATTTCGCTGGGACAACATTTAGTTCTCATGCGTCGGCCAGTTGGTCTTCATATATTCGGCCGAGTGAGGAGTGGCAGCCCGAGAGGCCTGAGCAAAGAAGAGCTGGAGATATGCATGCTCTAGTATTTTTTATTCTTTTGTGAGAAAAAAGAGTTTTATTCCATAAGAATAGGGTTACAATTGAGACGCAAAAGTTCCTCTATGCACGGTGGTCCACGATCTACCTATACAACAGTCGTACTCTCAGAAAGACTATACCATGCCAACCAATCTGCTATCCTATTTTGATCATGCTTAATCTTCTTCGGAATAAACTCTCGTTGTACCATAAGATGCATGCGCTAGTATCCTCAGAAAAAATTGCTCCTTACCTCAAAAAGGGAAAACTAGCTATATGCTCCAGACTCCTGAGCTTGCCATACACACTTACAACAAACGTGTACGTTTGTCTTCATAACATAAACGTACGTGTACTCCCTCCAAAAATGCATAATATAAATGTGTGCCTAAGAAATTTCTATGCTGAAGGACGGAGTGACTAGTTCCATTTGAAGCCAGGATTTCATTTTTGAAACGGAAGCTTTAGTTGCTTCTGGTCACTGCATATCAAAGATGCATAAAATTAACCACATAAATCATTATAAAGTTTATTACAAATAATGGAACTAAAACAAATCATGAGAGTATGGCATGCAACCTACATAAACTACGCACTACCCTGCAAAAAAAGGGAGATAAAACTAAGCACCAAAAGGGCTAGAAGTAGCACATGAATCAAGCTGGGACGTGAATTTCCTACTTTTCCTTACCTTAGTGTATACAAGAAGCAAAAAAGATCACAAGAAATGGCTGAAGGTTGTGTTCATGAGGTACTCGGCGATGATCTTGTTGGCCCGCTCCGTGGGGTGCACGGCGTCCCAGAAGACGTACCGGTTTGCATCGGCGCACGTGAGCGCGTCCCACTCGCTGCATGTGTACCCCATCTCGTACAACCCCGTGCCACAACATCCCCTGGACGCCTTCACGAACCCGTAGCTCGCCGGGTTTTGCAGGATGCCGGTGAAGAAGCCGTACACCTCTGCGACCCGGAACTGCGCGCCGGGAAGGCTGTCGGCAAGCTCGTCGACCATGTCCCGGAGCTTGGCGTTGAACGACCTCGCGGCGGCATTGTACTCCTCGATGCAGAGCATGACCCGCCGGCCCCGCTCGATGGGGAGGCAGCCCATGGCCCCGAGCCCCGTGAAGCCGATCTTGCGAGCGCCGAGGCCGTAGAGCTCGACGAGGAAGCTACGGGCGAGGCCGATGAGGAAGTCTGTGTAGTCGCCGACGGTGAACTCCAGGAAGCGGGCCGTCGTGAGGGCGAAGTAGTTCTCGATGAAGTCGTTGGTGCCGATGCTGATGGCGAAGACGGCGTCGGCGAGCACCGCCCGAGCCTCCGCCGCGCCGAGGTGCTCCGCCAGCCGGGCTTTGTAGTCTCTGAAGTAGTCCACTTGCTTTGACAAGGGTATCACTGACTGATCAAGCAGTAAACATTTAGTACTTCGTTACACTTGATTGGGTAAAAACTTATACATTTACTTCATTAACCAGAGGTGAGTTTTTTGTTGTTTGATGATTGCAAGTGACACGGCTGCTAGCATCTGCCTTGCCTGTAAATGCCACCGGGACCATGCATGGTACTCCTGCTAGCACACTGTACTCACAAGCTCACATTGCTAGCTAGTCCACACAGTACGAGAGCGAGCGTGATGTATGGCCGTGAATCACGCTAACAGTCACGATATCTATCACCTTTTgcaacacacatgcatgcatgggcCCTATAAAACCAATAAATGAGTAAATGCACAAAATGATAAAACCATGGGCCCTATTAAACCAAGGAATGAATAAAATCACAAAATGATAAAACCAATAAATCTAAGGACCAACAACATACATAGCACGACCTTTTTTTTATAAACTTCTTCTCCTTTATTCATTCATAAGCAAAGTAGCATCATTTGCAAGTAAAGGAATAACCTCATTAGGGGCGTTATCCATTCAAACACCCGGAGAAGAAAACCTAGCTAACTTAGATAGTCATATGATGCATATTTGTACTAAGGATTTTTCTAGGGCACATCTAATTATTGCACGTCTAAGTGACCCAATCAAACatataaagaaagaaaaatacccACGCCAATCTCAGTGTAAAATAAATGATATACAATTTACATATGTAATAGTTAGGGCACTCtacatgtgctttagcaaaaccgaTATCCTCAATTAGTTTTCACTTTTGCATTTGTTTTTGCAGCtacaaaaatggcatttttctgcAGCAGCTAGCAAACGGTGCATGCAACCAGTGAAGAAAAAGACAGGGATCACTCACAAAGACGCCCGCGGTGGCGACGTCGAGGCCGGAGCCGGCGGACGCGAAGCAGACGCCGACGGCGAAGTCCCGGATGCCGTAGGCCGGGTCGAGGTAGGCCGGGACGAAGGGCCGGAGCCCGAACGCCTCGGAGTAGAAGTCGGTGGCGACGCGGCCGTTGCAGAAGCGGCCCGTGGCGCGGCCGCCCGGGAAGTCCCGGCCGTATGGCGGGAAGTTGCTCCGCACCGCCGTGGGCACGGCGTTGTTGTTCCCCGCGTCCACCGTCGAGTCGCCGAACACGATCAGTGCCGTCACCCGCGCCCtcaccaccgccaccgccggcgacgacAGCAGCAGCAAACTGAGCAAGAGGAAGCGCGTGCTAGATGCCGCCACCGGCATTGTCGCAAGAGAGCAGTGCGCGCTtctgtgctgctgctgctgagagTGAGAGAACGTGACGACGCAAAGACGGTGTAAATTGTTGTTGGTTGGTTGACGGGACGTGAAAAGCGGCGCTGCGCACAGTGGCAGCAATAAAGCGGGAGGCGAGGTATCATGCGACCTTGTGCGGTGCTGAGCTTGCTAGGTAGGTTGGTGTTGGCCTGTGGCGGCGTAGTAAATTGTTGTAGtcgagcagagctgtcaagaagaaGAGAAATGCAGGTACGTACGTAGTAACTCTAGTCAAGGATAACACGTTTGTATTGGAGAAAATTAGTGTAGTACACACATGCTAGCTATCACGTGCACATGTACACCTGCATGACTTTTCACCCAAAGATCTGATCCAGTACAGAGTGGAGTTTCAAGATTGACATATAGGCGACATGGGGACCTGGTGGAACCACTTCTCCTCTTTGTTTTTGGAAGAACTTCCCATGTATTTGTGAAATGTAAAGGTAGTAAAGAAACATCAGAAATAAAAGTTCATCGAGGTCTGTAGACCATCTTGCAACGACTATAAGCACCGGAGCAAGCCGAAGGCACGCCGCCTTCATCGCTCCTTCCTCGTCGGAGCCAGACAAATCTTGTTGTGATAGACTATCAAAAAGTCATCATGCTAAGGCTACACAGGACCAGCGTACCTGAACAACAACCATCGCAGATGAAGAGAAATGGAGATCAGAAGAATCCAACCTGTAGACACATGAACGAAGGCCGGATCCAACCGGATCCATCATAGACAAACACCAACCAATCCCGCGAGAACCATCGGAGCCACACTTCCACACGCCTACCGACGACACTAGACGCACTGCCGGAAGGGGGCTAGGCGGGGATGATCTTATTATATCTTCAGGGAGCAGCAACCTCcccgccttcctgagcaggacatgAACACTAACCAAGCTTAAAAAAACagctaaaaacggagccctcccggtTTCATGTGCGGGATCCACCACGGCTCCATGCCCCTATTGCCTCAAGAGACGAGGAGGATTGGTGGTGGCGTCGACAGTAGGCAGCGAAAACCCGAGCTGTTGTTCTACATGCTGATCGCGTTAGAtgatactccttccgttcctaaatataagtctttggagataTTTTAGTAAATTGACTCGTGAATTAATGGGAACCAATTGTTTGGTTGACCACAAATTTCAGTATGGTTTCCATGTCACACTGAACAATTTAATATGCGACAAATTGAGGGGAGATTGTGGTGCAAACAACTTATTTCATATCAAAAAAAGATAGATGATTGCTTTGTCTCTCAGCTGAGATGAATCAGAGAAGTCCCGACTACGGCCCTGTTTGTTTGAGCTTTAGGGACCAGATTTAGCTTTGTCAGTGAAGCTGAATCTGGAATTTAAAACATACAGTTATTTTGAACCAGCTTTGCCAATGAAGCCAGCTTTGGCAGTGAAACTAAATCTAGAATCTGAAACAAACAACTATTTCAAATCAGCTTTGCCAGTGAATCTGAATCTGGATTTGACCCATTTCAGTGCAATTTGCTGAAGCACCTCAAAGCGTACTTTGGTGGCGAGCACAATCAGCTTTACCGCTAAAGCGAATCTATAGGTGATTGAATCAAATCAAAGCTGAAACAAACATGATCTTGTATAAATGTGAATCAACTTTTGTCGTACATGAGAGTGGGAGCGCATCACGACTGTCTGGCTGGGGAGAGAAGGTCGCCAAGCGGGTAGCAACCCAAAGGCTTGGGGGTACAGCTAAAAAACGGGCTCGGGGATAATCCTAGCTAAGTCTGTGCCAAGTGCACGCAATACTCGGGGAAACACGCATCCATTCTCACTTATGGGTTGAGTCCATGTTCGACATCTTTCGTTTATGTTTTTTTTCTTAAgttcttctttctttcattttccatttttctatTCATTTCTAATTTCCATATTTTTTACCTTTTGATTTACcttttctttctttcaacttttaaTCAGTGTTTGCTTTTCTACATATTATTATGTTATATATATACCCCCCCTTTTGCCGCACATACATAAACAATTTTTTACATGATACATGAATATATATTCAAATATTTCTGAAGAACTGTTTTCATCAAATTTATGAACAAAAGAATATCTGAGTATATCTTTAACACAAGAGGACTTTTTTAAAATATGGGATGGACATTTTATTCCGTATCTGGATTGAGGTGTGCGGAATTCTAATATTCAATCATATGATTGTTTATATTAATTCaactgatttttgaaaaaaatcaaaatcaaATAAATATAGACATTTTACTTCAAATAATAAATAGGATGTCAATTGGGCCATGCATGTAGCGGGCCATATAGGGCCGTTTCAGACATATGTTTGACAATCTAAAAAATCATATTGGGCCATGCATGTAACGGAATTCATCCCCAGCCGGTTTTTTCAGTTTATTCATTGGGTtcttcttcctttttattttatttttttattttgattttctattttccttttgtatttttatttagttctgtttttatttttatttttattattttttcctatttacaaaaatcatataaattcgtatttttttctttttatttttgttttcaatTTGCAAACAACTTTTCAAGATTCATTAATATTTTTTCTAAAATTGTGAACAGTTTTTTGAAATCATGACCAGTTTTTCAAATACACGAACATTTCTTTGAAATTACATACTTTTCTAGTGTTCATTTTTttgaaaccatgaacatttttctgTTTACCGAATTCAAAGAATGTCCATCAATGTAAAACAATGTTCaacaattcaaaaatgttcatcgaattcatGTTTTGTTCATcggacttaaaaaatgttcatcaaaagtAAAAATTTGTTCATCCAATTGCAAAAAGGCTCATCGAATTACAAAAAAATTAAtagattttcagaaaatgttatcaAATGCAAAATTTGGCATTGAAATGAAAATTTGTTCatccattttttcaaaaaaaatttaattttGAATTCAATTTTTGTTCATAAAGTTCAAAAAATATTCTTCGAATTCAATTTTTTTCATGACATATAAACATAGTTAATCCTTATTAATAATTGTTCatttattttttaaaaatgttctatattttgaattgtgaacattttttaatttaagTACTGTTTTTGAAAGTTAAAAATTCAAAATGTTTTTAATTTTAGAACGAATCCTGAATTATTTAATTATAGAATTaaaataacagaaaagaaaaaaaaggaaaagtaaaaaactAAATCGAAAAAATGGGAGTGCCATGCCCGCTGCATGGAAAACATGGCTTTGATTAAGTAAAATGTTTGCTGTTTTTTAAAACACCATATGAAAATGTAGTGAATTTACTTTTGTATTAAATTATAAATGTGGATTTTAAAAATGCATATAgttaaaaataaattaaaatttaaaaAGTAGAAAGCttaaaaaataaatcataaaaatGTATCCACTTTAAATAATGTATGGAATATAGAAATTGTATTAAAGTAAAAGATTTGAATTATGAGAAAACTTACGCAGATTTGATTAATGTTcacatttttctaaaaaaaatattttttaaatttgattTTAGATGGATATAAAATGTTTTTGTAATTTCctccaaaaaaaggaaaaatgatagtaaAAGTAAAAAAGCCAGCTTTAGCTGAAGAAACCGATacacaaaaaagaaataaaacaaaacgcAGAAACGAGAAGAAAATCTGACTGAAAAATCGCAGAACCTGCATAAAAACTTCGCATGAACAAGCATAGAGCTATCGCACATATCTATGTATGGGATGGTTGGACTTGGTGAGAAAGGACTCAAAATCGGTTCCAAATCGTCAAATTTAGCTTAATTCGAACAAGTCTGCTCAGAACCTCCAAATGACCCCAAAATTGGCTTTACTAGATAATATGTAGCGCGTTGGTGCAGGAATGGATTGCAATGTATTTCAGTGAGATTTTGTTGTACGACACATTAATATTTAAATTAATAATGCATGAACTAAAGCTAAagctaaaactaaaactaaaactaaaaacacatattatataatttatttgattatTTTTTGATAAAAGGGACCACATTGCCCCCATTTACATGATGAAAATGGAATCTGGGATACAACAAAGCAACAACACCTGACTACTACTACCCTTAAAACGGATGCATCACAGCGTCCAAGATCAGCAACCTACATCCTAGATATATAAACACATATGAGGATGCAAAACCACCCACTACATGGAAGATAATCAATTGTTTCTATTATTAGTTTTGATTATCGTGTAGTTGTAAATGGTTTTGAATATAAAGTGACATAATATAATGGAAAACTTTTTCCCTTGCTTGTTGAGTGGGCCCCTGATTTGGTGGCATGTGTGGTGAGGTAGGAtgtgtgcatgttgagataaatagaaGTATTGGGTAAAATAATATTGGGAAAGTAATTCCCATGCATGTAGTGGAGGCCTGTGATGAGTGTGTATGTATGCATGTTAAGATAATAGAAATATTGGGGTTCAACTATTCAGGTATATAGGATTTACAAGTATGTCGGGAATCTCTAGGCACCTTCCGGACAACTCTGGGGTCCTCCTGGTACGTTGTTACATGCTTATGTCAACTCTGGAGGTAGCCGGGAACCTCTTAACTGGATTTTTGTGCAATCCATTGCACGGTTCTGTTAAGCCATTGCATGCTTTTGATGTCATCTTGATGACCATTTTTTTGCAGGACAAAAGTAGGAAAAAGAATAATTCGTTAATAAGGAGCACACAGGAGGAGCGGGGGCCCAATGTGCGGTATTATAGCGGTATCAATGGATATCTAATATTTTGTGATCCGCATTAACAAATATTGGTGTCGTTGTTAACGCGGTTCCATATTTCTCGGCAGATCGACATGCACCTTGAATTTCTAACGTCGTCTCCAATGTGCGAAAACATTGGCCTTAAGCAACAGAATAGCACCTTGAGACCCCGAACAGGATCATAGTGATGGGAGGTTCTTCACTCCTGCCCTCGTGCGAACTCTCATCTAGGGTTTCCTTGCCTCTCGCTGGCGCCACCATCGGTCCGCCTCGTCTCCTATGGTCCTTGGACCATGCAGGCGCGGTGAAAACCCGGCCCATGCCtacgggagggctccgtttttagatgcttttctgagttttgttagggtttgtgccatGCTCAAGAAGGCGAAGCGGCGGCGGCTTCTTGAAGTTGGAATAAGACCCTCCCCACCTATCCCCCGTCCCGATGATGTTTCAAGCATCATTGGAAgacgtgtggaggtttgtctccaaCGGATCTCATGGGATCCGGTcggcgtttgtcttcggtggatccgacTAGATCCGGTCTTTATGTCTGTGTGtctgcaggttggatccttccggtctacacttctcttcatcggcggcggttgttgttctggtgcgctagtcctatgggaccttagcacgacgacttcccaatTGTCTACTACAATAACGTTTGCCCGGCTCCGATGaggaaggggcgatgacggcggcacggcttcggctcgctccagtgcttgtagccatcgctaggtggtctacggacctggatgtaaattttacttttagtgttctttgtactaccttgataGTTGAAGAATAGATCAGAAGTTTGTCGCAAAAAAACATAGTGATGGGAGGTATTAAGCTAAATTTACATAGATCGCTTCATAGCACTAATTAAGACCAAGCCATTGTAACAACGTACCAGGAGGACCTGGTGTTCTTCTCCGACGGTCCTCCTCCTCCCCGAGCCACGGTGACTGCTCTCGCGGGGACGTGGTGACGCATCTGTGGTTGTGGCAAACATGGAGCTCCTCGAGGCGGGCACTCGCTGGCGCTGTTCCGGCCCCGACGGCTTAGGCCCGCGTCTCTCCGGTGTCCTTCGCCGCCGGTGTTCTTTGCCGGGAAGCTCCAGCCTCGGTCACCAGGTAGCTGCATCCCTTCCAGCTTACCTGGCGTGCTGATGTCTCGATGGCTAAGGCCACGACAGTTCGGATCTGCATCTCTCCAGGCCTAGTTTGTCGGTGTTGCTGGACGCCATTGTCACATGCCCTCCGTGTGGCTCACTTCGTCGCCTGCCCCACCCTAGAGGCCTCAAAGCCTCCCCCCTTTTTGCCGGATCCAACGCTCGTGAGTACGGAGGCGGTGCCACCCTCCGACGGCAAGTGCagcccgccaaccccttcccgacATGGCGATTCAGACCAACGTGGACTTCCTCATCTTCGATTCCATACTCGACGGCTATGGGACTGCTCAGCTTCAGGCCAAGGAGAGATCCCTTCCCGGTCTACCGGTGCTGGCAGTGACGGCGCCCGCCGGTgtcgtttccttcttggaggcgcttCCAAGTCCTTCAGCTTTGCCCCTCTTCgagctcaggggaaaccctaggtctggtTACCCCAGACCGAAGGGCGACGGCGTATCGACGTCgtcctccttcttgaaggcgctatctAGCTTGCTCGTGGTGTCCCCGGTGTTGGTTCGGGTGATGTAGGAATTCTTGTTGGTTCGGGATTGTGGGGAGCCGGCCGTTGATCCAACAGATTACAAAAGCATTGTGGGGAGCCTAAGGTACTTGGTGAACACAAGGGCTGATTTGGCCTACTCTGTTGGGATCGTTAGTAGATACATGGAGCACCCTTCTATTGAACATCTAGCTGCGGTGAAGCAAATTTTGAGGTATGTTAAAGGCACTCTAAAATATGGCAGCAAGTACACAAGAAAGAAAGAGGCAAGACCACCATTGGTGGGCTATAGTGACAGTGATATGGCAGGAGACGTGGACGACGGGAAAAGTACTACTGGCGTTGCTTTTTTCTTAGGTGAAAATTTGATCTCTTGGCTGTCACAGAAGCAGAAGGTAGTGGCACTTTCTTcttgcgaagcggagtacattgcagGAGCGGCTGCGGCGTGTCAGGGAGTTTGGCTCAGTAGATTATATGCGGACTTGATGGGAGAACAGCCGAAGCAAGTGAAGCTACATATTGACAATAAATCCACCATATCTTTGTGCAAGAATCCTGTGCATCATGATCGTGGCAAGCACATTGAAGTAAAGTTCCACTACATTCGTGAGTGTGTGGAAGAAGGGAGGATGGAGGTCGAGCATGTCAATACAAACGATCAACTCGCGGACATTTTAACGAAGTCAGTTGGGAAGGTGAAGTTTCAAGAGATGTGTGAGAAGATCGGAGTAAAGGCTGTCAAGTAGTCATAACATATCGTGTTTAGGGGGGTGAATGTGAGTTTTATGTTCTCTGTAAACACATGTTCTGATAGGTGTCCGAGTCTGTAAAAGATAGGAAGAGTTCAGGTCTTGTTTGCAGTTGTTTTAGGGTCAAACTCTTAGAGATAAAGTGTGTTTTAAACCTGGTCGGTTTGTGATC is from Triticum aestivum cultivar Chinese Spring chromosome 3A, IWGSC CS RefSeq v2.1, whole genome shotgun sequence and encodes:
- the LOC123057472 gene encoding GDSL esterase/lipase At2g04570, whose protein sequence is MPVAASSTRFLLLSLLLLSSPAVAVVRARVTALIVFGDSTVDAGNNNAVPTAVRSNFPPYGRDFPGGRATGRFCNGRVATDFYSEAFGLRPFVPAYLDPAYGIRDFAVGVCFASAGSGLDVATAGVFSVIPLSKQVDYFRDYKARLAEHLGAAEARAVLADAVFAISIGTNDFIENYFALTTARFLEFTVGDYTDFLIGLARSFLVELYGLGARKIGFTGLGAMGCLPIERGRRVMLCIEEYNAAARSFNAKLRDMVDELADSLPGAQFRVAEVYGFFTGILQNPASYGFVKASRGCCGTGLYEMGYTCSEWDALTCADANRYVFWDAVHPTERANKIIAEYLMNTTFSHFL